TAAATGgagatacatatgtatatatatataataaatcgCTTTCTAAGTAATTCTAAGTTGGTGATAAAATTTACCTCGTTCGTTTGAGGTACTGAGAGAGAGGCTTTAGGTAACACCGTTGAAGGAGTGTGAGCTGGTTGCGTGTTGTGGTGTGTGGTGCCCTCGCGTGCCTGCAGTAACTGCAGGATACGTCGCACGTCTGCGGTGAGCCCAGACTCCAGCACGGCTACACGACGACTTAACTCTTCCAGTCTTGTAAGTACAGTTGCTACCGAGGCTGCCGTCGCAGCCGATCCGACATTTTGATACTGTGGCGACATACTTTCCTACAAAAGGCAAATATttagcattatttatttacttacgaaCTTACTTACAAGAAATTTCGTTCAAAAATAagaatgtaatataattttaaactaaatactacatccaaaatataataaatctaacCGTTAATAGAATACGTGGTATCTTTAGCGCCACTCTGaatatgtatacctacttattaattaacatttgtggtggtctgatggctctttgagacatACGCTGAAAGCGAAGCGCTGTACATACGGGAAATTGGCTAGTATACGTcgtataaaaactataaatgaaCTTTGATATCATAACGAACCTGTGCGTTTGCAGCATTTTGTGCTTTGTCTTGGGACAGAGCGAGGGCGGCTGGGCGGCCGCCGTTGCAGGCAGGCTGGTGCAGGTTGACGGCGGAGTGCGGCGCGGAGCGGCAGGAGGGCGtgcgcgcggcggcgggcgcgctgGGCGCCAGGATGTCGTCGCAGGACACGTGCTGGTGCGcaggcgcggcgggcggcgacGGCGACGCGTTCGTGTAGTACGAGCTGGGGTTGGTGCTGAGGCTGGACACGGGCAGCGTGGCGCTGTGCGCGGGCGTGCTCACGGCCGGCtcgcccgccgccgcgcacccCGTCAGCGGCGACGTGTCGTTCAGCGGGCCCACTGACGACTGGCGACGCACCCCCGCTCGACTTCTATACGTTTGAGGCGTAGATTGCGCTGGAAATTATGCACGTGTATAGTATATTAGTACGGAACTGGTTGGCAGACACACGTCATTCAGCGAATGTTATCAATTGTATTATGGTAGCAAGACTATTACTATGTTTGCTTCATAAATGGTTTATAAATgtggatatataaaaatgtatttggaGCTGCTTTTatctattttgtatttataagtatatagcCTAAATTAAATGTTGGCAACTAtctcatttataatacataCGTATTGACTAATAGATGAAAGTTCCGGTCAAGAGTTTCGTGTCGGCACTATACAAATGATTTATACATGGAAACCATTAAACCGGTAATCTGATGACACAGTATCATTGTATAAAATTTCAGATGTCAGTTGCTGATCATGCACTACAAAGTAGTATAATATGCATACTTACAGTACTTGTTGTGCAGTGGCTGATGTGTTTTATGATGGTAGAGGTCTGGGAAGCTCCGTTTAAGTTGCGCTAGCATGCCTGCACACAAGGGCCGCGCTCAGAGCGGGGCGGGCGGTACCGGGGGTGCGGGGTGCGGGGTGCGCGGGGCCGCCGCGGGCGGGAGTCGTGCTCCGCGGCGGCCCCGCGGCGGCCCCGTGGCCACTGCCGGCAGTGCCACTACTGACCCAATACATAACCACTCCGCATCCCCTCCCACGTCACCAGTAAATaggaatataaataaacaaggaaACAAGCGAAACACATGCTGCcctaaatgaaattaaattcaattagtAGCTAGAAATTttgacaaatgtattttttgtgttttttaatgttatgtccAATTGATTTAATTGCAATGATTTTTGTACAATTGAATAAATTTTGcaaaaagttgaaaataaatttgaGATACTGTGGAGTGCACGTATTTGATACAGGTACGACAAGACATGAAAACTTtttgcaaaatataaaaattaatgattaaaattaaattattaaaatattttaaacagaaatcaatttctttaacgaagaaaaaatatatttggttttCAAAACGGACGTTAAGgtattatagtaagtatagaaGATTCTCAAACATGGCGAAGGGAGATGCATATATCGGTCATCCATTTACTATGTGTAGGTCATCTAGTCTATGAATAGAGGAGGGTCTACCACAACATGCCACCCGTGGTCTCTGTGACTTCATATTGAACTTTGCGCACGGGCGTCTGTGGTGTACgttcataataataaagaaataaagtacATTCCAGTGGTACGTTGGGGGACTTACCGGTGATGGAGTTGAGAGTGGTCGAGCGCTGTTTGCTGAAGTTGAAGTTGAGCGGGGTGACGTCCTGGCCCGCCTTGTCCGCAGAGAACTCCAGGATGCCGCGGCTGGCCGGCGACTCCGTGTCGTCGTCGCTGCACTGCGAGTCCTGCAAATATTGTGTTACACCTCAAATATATGTCCCCTACACAAAGTGATCAAACATCTGTGTACCAGAAGTCGTTACTCACAACTTTTTCCGCGAACGTTTCTGTGTGTGGTCTTCGCGTAGTTCGTGCATATGCCTCCCGAAGCAAACGTGCATCGCACGGGTTCTCATAGCGCATGCGACGCTTTGGCTCAATACCACCCAACTCTTCCTGTAAAAAAACACCCCCGTACGATATAAGTACAATACAAcgctataataattataaattaatcaaaatctgAACATCAAAAATACAGGGTGTAAGATATCTAATATCAATTAACTAGGTAGGGGTGTAACATGTCTAATATCAATTACAATTTGTTCTAAttccataatattataatatttcaaacctcaaaatattatacttttcaaCAATATACTTTTTGTATGCTACGAAATGTCTACGTAATTGTAGATGCTACGTGGAGactcgtagcgcgtagtctAGCTACGATGAATTGCTACGATATACTACGAAAACGCCTAATTAGTTATCGTTTGGTTAGAACGCATTAAAACAGTGCAATGGTTACCCAAATTGCAGTTCTCTATCaagttacataaattataattgaatattGAGTCGCGTTCTACTGACATCTCTCATATTGTATGTTATTTCGAGATTGTTGACGAAGGAGGAGCGGAACTCTGGGTAGAAGTCGAGCACGTCGAGCAGGTCGTCTCGGTGCACGCGGTGCAGGTCGCAGTAGGTGAGCGCGCGCACGCGGCAGTTGCTGCGCCCCACTGTGCCGTATATGCACGGGTTCTCGCCGAAAATGTCATCCTTACCTGAACAACATATAGAACATGCCAATATTTCTTCAAGGCAGACTCgtattatgtataagtaagtCCGGTGACATTATGTTCTATCTATGTATAAGTAAGCCTATTGCTATGTACTGTACATATTAAAAACACATGCTTTCTATATATATAGATTCCGAAATCATTACACTAATAAGATACAACTGGTTTATTTGAGTGTCAGGCTCATAGTTGAGGACTTACCTAATATAGCCATAACAATATCATCCTTCAGAATTTCTATAGACCCTCTTGATATAAAGTAAAGAGAGGTGAGAACATCTCCACGATGCACCAAGGTCTCACCAGGGGGCGCATGTGTCGTTTTAAACCTTAATGACAGGGCTCTGTAAcaaattagatttatttattaagtaagtaatattaataaacactGAAGAACTAAGTTTTATAGTTGGTCTCAGTGTAAATTGAGTGTTAATACATGAATGGTGCGAAGTTCAAGGTTGTTGTATGTTGCTGTGAATTACAAAACAGAGAATTTTGCCACTCTGGTTTTGATACTGACACAAGCGGTATGTGATTTTTAAGGTTCTGTTATGTGTTACTTATATACAATGGGTGTTTGCTTGTCATATGAAAACTAGCTATAAACTTACCTTAAGCAACCTGGACTAGCACCATCAAAAGCTGAGCAATTCGCGAGCAAGTTCCTGTTGAGATGAAGGCAGATGTCCGCTTGGAGGCACTCCGGGAAACCTTTGAGTAAGCTGGACGTATCGATACCGTTCGTGTAGCTCCAAGCGTGTTGGAAATATTCCTCCAGTCTTTGTCTTAAAGGATTCGTTATCTACAAAgagtatagattttattaatattttataatgtgtacTTGGTGATGACTCTACAATGATGGCAGACACTACTCTTATTCTTTCTTCTAATAGGTCTGTTAGCTAAGTTAGTCTGTTAAGCTCAGCTCAGCTTAGCTTAGAtctctgataaatctgaaaCTTTTAAATTGTGAACTCAAGTGAACTGTCAcgggtttttataataataatagttatgtaaGTTCTGCATTAAATAACCGAACAGCTTTGTACTAGTAATGGTGTCCACTATAATAATGCACTAAGAAAGAAATACCATTATTTCTATTTACTAAGTactattacttaattattaaattctatcCTACgattaattacaattaactcTTACCTGATGAAAACGAATAAATTCTCGTACTCTTAATATCTGTGTATGATAACGAGCCGTTCCCGAGTACAATCTTTGTATAATAGCCGATACATTACCAAAGATACTGGCGTACATTAGTGCTgcaaggaaaaaatattatatgtatgacaTTTTATCAAAGGAATTATAATACTGAAATCATAAATTCGGTATCAACTTAGAGATATAGGTATATTGTGGAAATAACTTACAGCCAACCAGCATAACAAATATCGTGAATCCTTTCTCCATGTCTGTGTTCGGCGCAACGTTCCCAAAACCAACGCTTGTCAGCGACGTGCACGTAAAATACAAAGCGGTTATATATCTAGATCTGAAAGAACATATTACTTGTTAGATATCAATTTGTAATGTTGACAATGATATGCTTTTAGAGTACAGTACCTCATGGATGGACCAGTAGAGTTGTCATAAGAAGCTTGGACATCATTGGCAAGAGCATCCAGCCATCCGATTGGTGCGTGGAGCTGAGGGCGTTCCCAACTGCCTATAGCATACCTATGTAGGaagacaaacatttaaatatgttaGTGATATGATGTATAATATATTCACAAAGATTTTGATATTGTATTAAAGTAAGAAATGTATGTTAAATCCAATTTAGTAACTATGTGTAATttgactatttttataaaatattgttgaattttCTCGTTATTGGTCTTGAATAGAGTTTCGCCTCGTGTAATGGGTACAACTCACCATAAGCAGGCCAACCAATGAGCAATAAGGACAAATGTGGCCATAAGGAGAAGCAGTACGGCGGTGCCATATTCGGAGTATCTGTCAATTTTGCGAGCGACGCGCACGAGCCGCAGTAGTCGCGCCGTCTTCAGCAGACCGATGAGGGTCGTGGTCTGCAAGCACCACAACCACAGCTCAGAACGTTCCATCAGCCGCTGGTGCAACGCAACTTAGCCGCAAACCCAACTCAAGCGTTATATGAATCGTTTGCTTAAAACTAAATAGCATCAACGAGGCCTCGCAGCGAAAACCACGCTAACTAAGCAAAACTGGCCTATGAATGCTGCCCAGCTCAAACTtagacataatatgtatgtagtttgcAGAATTAAAagcgattattttaaaactataaaattagcTGGCTTCGTACATAATGCGGTGCATAATACTGTCTGATAACTGTTATCACTTCGCTGTCATTACATAGTCCCGCTATCTGACCGAGCACAGTCCCCATACGACCGTGCTCTGCGACGTGAATGTATAATGGTCGTGTGAATTTAAGTTTTAAGCGAAATACAGTAATTAGAAATATGTACAAAGATATTTGTTACTTTCATACAACTCAGTGCATTTAAAAACTCTTGGCAATAATATTCTGGAAATATCCGATTTTATAACTTCGTGGACTTACCTACTATTATCAACATTTTCGACGGTCAATGATTATTAGGTATCACTTTTGGTAAGTTATTGATTCAATCATGGCCTAATTGactttctaatttattttatttataactaagaaTTTAGATAATTTGCTATAAGtacattaaaaatgtgtatgtaaaatttggaataaaacaatattagtcATTCAAAGCTTCTGATTGGAGGCTAGAGAATAAAGGGCACACAAAcgtatttagttaaaatataaatttgtaAAATCTGTATAATATAGTTGTAAGATTCACACGTGAGGTTTTTGTGCTGTTTATATCATGAGAAGCATTGCCTGTGAAGTTGATGTTCTCTGTCGATGGATTACGTTCGGTGACTCAAACTATAAAATTTTGAAACGTACCGCCCATCGCGATCGCTCATGGGTTCTCAGTTTGAACCGTACACTGCGActagtttaattttagtttgtttggatttggaataaaggaaaaaaacaaaaataaataaaatagtttcaaaacaatttattttaatttaaaaataaaagtaatccttatgtatgtaaaaaataaataacaatgatgATCATTAAAACCAATTAGTAAATTTTAACAAACACAAATAACGATGAGTAAAGAAATGGAAGTGGGTACAGATCAGTGGCGGATACAGTATCGTACATCAATATATTGGTATATTGTTTGATGTAAGGTGGGTGCTTCAGTATTATGTAAGTTCGGGACTGACACTATTACTTGGTGCTCTTTGTCGTGAATAAGGCGATTTATTGATCGGTACATTAAGTCTGGGAAGTGTGAGCGTAATTGCTACCAAGCTCTGTGCATATCGTGACTCTTTGTACGTATACTTTTACTAAGAAAAGCCAATGAAAAATGTTCCACCGATGTATTCTCGCGATGAAATCATATTCTCATGAAAACTCATTATCTCATTTCCAACATCTAGGTCCTACTCGATACCCTCTAATGTATCGCTCCTCGCTATTGTAGTGGGCTATTCAGTGGTACTAAGTCAAGTCCTCAACTAGGTCAATAAATATGCAAGTAATATATCATTAccaaactaattaatacgttactTGTATGTGCTAATAAAGCTTAAAAATTATgctcaaatataaataaatgatgaacCATTATTATTAGTTCCCAAATGCATCTAATTCCACTTTTATAGGTGGACCGTTATCATCATGTACTAGTCAGATTAATTTCTGAGAGTTTCAGATGTTACTCGTATTATGATTGAGCAAAAAACGCTAGGCAGAGCGATGTTCTGATCGGATCTAGCCATGTTGGTAGTCGGAGACCGGCGGCGCGGCgagggcgcgggcgcgggctgCAAGCTCGTGATACAACTAGTGAGCTTCGGTACATGTCGGGAACAGTGTTATGTACGACTTGAATGATTGACATTTTGCTCATGGGAAGCGTCCATATCTTCCATTAACGCATTCACTTAGTGGATTCAAAATGGCTAGTggaaattaatgaataaaatatgtcaactaaaaatataataaaattgagtgGCAGCAACATAAAAATAGTTCACAAAGATGGTATACCTCATCACTTTCCAGCCCCTGCTGTAACAAGAAATGGTATTACAAATTCAATACGCACCCACCTTCGGGCATTCTCCACAACGTGACTATTTgacaaatgataaaataaatcacgACTCTTACTAATCGTCAACAAAATCAAGTGGTAATAATAAGTAGTTgtcttaaatcaaaataaaatcacaaatcaACTTTGCTTACGAACAAAACATACTGGATGATATGATTTTAGTCGGTTTTACACAGTTtggttgttttaaaataattgactaTAAGTAGCTAATTGATTGGAATATAAAGTGGGATCTTTGAATGATCGGCTGTGGCAGCCTAGTCGAGAGTGACACTTGCATTGACTGCATTCCACAACTACGTGACTCGCTATAAAATAACCAGAACTTCATTTGTCCGAAAGAACCGTAGATCCCGAACGAGGCAGTGCCAAACTGTTCAAATACTCTATGGGTACTAATTGTTTCGTCTTGAAATGTTTATTGAGCAACCCTAACATGACCTAGTTCGCTTTCATATTCTTATGACCTATTTTACCCTTCACAATGCGGAATGTATCGTGCTTCGCCACCCTAATCTTGTTGTACTGTATGGCCTCCACTATGACCACTGCGTTATTTATATTAGAGAATAACTGTATTCATATTTTGTGCTCTCTCAACGTATAAAGTTCGGGATTCCAAGAGCTGACACCGTTTCGGACAACTGATCGTCTGGATATCCTCCGTGAAATGCAAACTTATTAAGTTCACGCTCCAAAAACGATTTGAATCGATTCTCGATGATTGGCGAGTGAATCGTGTATGCGACTAGCGATACCAGTTTGCGAATCACGGCAAGGCCGTTGGTGTTTTGTCTTCTAGTCAGCCATTCCTTTTTGTTGTCTAATTCTAAATTTAAGTTTGTGTAGGTCGTATGTGAGATGAACCAAATGTGGTGTATGTAGGTAAAGCAGCTCACTTCGTCGGTGTCGGTGCCGAAGAGTAGGAGATCGAACGGGATGGCGGCGACGAGGTCAATGAGGAACCAGCCTCGCAGGTAGTGCATGGCGATCTTGGCGGGGTCCGACTCCACTTCATCCGCCACGTTCACGTACGTGGTGCGGAAGTTTATTAGGATGTCTATTATGAATGTGACGTCcactgcaaataaaataatttcaattaaatgtattttcgatattcattgttttgtttagtgttttgtTTCTATAGAATGCGTATGAATAAATGCTtcttttttataactttgaatATGAAGGTAGGTACACAGTTCAATAATAGTTTGTAATAGAACATGTTTTGTATAGGTTTGGTTAGGAGATTCTTTCAACAATGGCTTTACTCACAGGTACAGTGATGAACATTACCTATCATATCGATGACAACTATGGGGTCTTCGCCGAAGCTGCGGGAACGTTTATCAAAGTCGGGCTCATTTAGTTGAAAGGCGGCCACGTACGGAGTAAATATCGCCGTGTAGATCACCAATATTAGGATCAACCAATCCCAAGCGGCCTGTAATACAAGTCAGTGCAGCgatcaatttaaatattttacaacaaaactaTTTGGAAGTGTAGCGCGTTGCGTGCCGGCTGGCGCGGGTTGTAGAGCGAGGTCAATGCGAcgaatataatttgtatttttcttatgtGCAAACTACAATACTAACTGTATAATGCTACATAATAGCTTTTTAGTAATTATGGAGTAGCTGTATGGAAGGAAAGAATGATTTATCGTTGTCATTAACATTTAGAATAGGTAGAATTAGAATTTGTATAAGAACGTGATTGCGTATGTATGGTCTTACCTTGTAAGGAGAATGGTGGAGGATAGTGCAGGGGTGAGAAGGCTGCGTGGTTCCCTTGTGGCCACCCGTCGCACCCAGAGACAGTACCTGCGAACAATGACGTCACTATTGTTTATGTGGGCCTGCAGGCACGACACTCATTTACTGTGGTATGCGGCTATGTTACGGAGCACGCATTCTTCTCTTGTTCGCGACAGAACGGGTGTGTTTGTACCCAGTTTTATTCTCTGTTACTGTTTATAAGGACGATGTTTCAATCGATAGATAGATTTTATTTCAACCAATAAAATTTACGTTTGAGTTtgggaaaatgtaaaaaaatctaaattattccTCCGATAAATCCGTGGTATCAGTATATCATCCCttagtaaattaaatcattccgtctgtttataaaatatgtataaagacAAACTTTAATAGTTTAATTATGCTGACAATAACATCGTTTAAACCgtgttatgaatttattttctaaaaaatgttttgatttttaactgtattttaatattttttacttcattAATGTGGCTTGCCTTCGGTTGGAACTACATTTATGTTAAACTAAAATACTAGGACAGTACTTATacatatgtttaataacttttcttgatttttttttcagatttaaCTACTAAAACAGCTACTACGTTATAATCACTACAAAGTTTGAATAAGTATGTTCAAGTCAAGTAAGATGCATCAAAATGTTAGCAGAGGCATTCCCGATGAacagaaacaaaattattcattctCAAAAGCCAAGATTGTAATTATGAAACGTAATGAATGAAGTATTCGTGTATGTTCTATGTACGAGTATGCAATCGCAGATTAGTGACTGTTGAGTTCATTTCGAGATTTGTTGCATAAGATATTTCATGAAACATTTGAACAACAAACGATTTGAATTTCGTAATCTTGACATTCCTATTCTAAACGTATAAAAACCAACAAACTATCAAATGTAGTACATCAATATAATTGGATATGAATGAATAATAACGTATCGGGATCAGTCCAACACACGTTGCGTGTAGAGACCGCAGGAGCGTGAAATATGTGAATAGTTCATACGCGGGTTCACGCTGTATGCGTTATTAGTGTTAATTATTCAGTAGGTTTTACACTACCACTGCAGTCAGCAGGTCGCAGGAGgttaatataatacttacacaTCATTCGGCAGAAAACTTTCCAAACTCTTTGTTTTACCATATTCTATACTCACATGTTGAAATAGAACTTTTCAAAAAATGAGGATCACCTCGAGGCCAAAAAGACATTTTCAAATCTTAAGCTTAAATGTAGTAAAGACTGGTCGAAAGGCAGTATCTGGCAAAGAGATAAATGAATTACCTCCTTGCCGATGGCAGGCAACCCGTTGAGGCCATTACAGGGTGGTTCGAGGCGAACGACACTCTTGCGTGAGCCACGGAAACCGGTGTCACGCACACGCACCGAGGAGCGCCACGTGGATGGCGGCGGGTCGTCGCGAGAGCCGCGGGCGGAGGCAGCGCGCCGCGAGGTGGTGAGCGCCGCgccgccggcgccggcgcacggcGGCGACACGATCAGTGGCACGTCCGGCGGGCCGCGCTCCTCcatgccgctgccgcgccaacGTCCTCACCGGAACCCGCCGTGTTCCGACGCCTCCAGGTGCTCACATTCCAGCACGGCTCGCTCGAAGGCTGACGCCGACTCGAGGAGTGCGATTGCCGTGTTTTGCATAGATGATCGATTTATCCCCACGTACACTTCTTAACCCTCGTCCTCTTCTATTCCgataattgtatgtatgtattagtaAATATTCTCAGTACTATTGAATAGTATTGAGGATATTTTACGATGGTATGGCTTAGTAATGTACTTTATTACAACGAACAACAGTATGGTACAAGAATGGACAAAAAGAAACGCAGCTATGTCGTAAATAGTCGGAAGCAGCTTAAGTTTCCACAAATGTCAGCTAAGACAGTAGTTCAAGTGTATAGAGCACGTCTAATAGGCATACAGCTACGAGCGCCTGAAAGCGGAGAACGAGGCCGGGCCCCATTCAAGACACTGTGTCAATGGGGAGGCGGTTCTTTTCATCTTTTTGTGCACATGTTCAATGTGCGCAAGACGTTTCTCTCTGTTGTCGGAGCTCGAGAATAATGACGGACACGAGGAAACTGACATTGAACGACAATACAATACGAATATCGAATGAAACGTCTTGTTAGACCAGAGTGCTGCCATTGTGATCTTAGCATTATGCTACCTGACATTTTAGCCAATTTGTGAACTTCTCTGTACATTGTCATCTGTATAAATAAAGGTCAGTGTGTCTAGTGTGGGATTATGACGACTGATTAGTTACAAGTAATTTTACAAAAGCTGCGTAGCGTTAGCAAAGCTCGTGAGTAGGTGTCTACGTGTGACTCATGTACTGGGTAGGTGTAATAATGTTGCAAAATGTTCCTAAGTTGTAAATTGTAAGGTATACCTACATTTACgattaaaaaccaaaataaattgaCTCCCCCGATAGTTATGCCTCTATAGCTcacagatttttaaattatacgcATCATcgtaatatatatttatttaatgaccTATTACGAAACGCCAGAAAAGCTTAGCATTTCGACAGCCGAGAGTGTTAGTGAAGTTACGTAAACTCGCTTTACGAGGCT
The genomic region above belongs to Spodoptera frugiperda isolate SF20-4 chromosome 12, AGI-APGP_CSIRO_Sfru_2.0, whole genome shotgun sequence and contains:
- the LOC118262384 gene encoding potassium voltage-gated channel unc-103-like isoform X3; this encodes MEERGPPDVPLIVSPPCAGAGGAALTTSRRAASARGSRDDPPPSTWRSSVRVRDTGFRGSRKSVVRLEPPCNGLNGLPAIGKEVLSLGATGGHKGTTQPSHPCTILHHSPYKAAWDWLILILVIYTAIFTPYVAAFQLNEPDFDKRSRSFGEDPIVVIDMIVDVTFIIDILINFRTTYVNVADEVESDPAKIAMHYLRGWFLIDLVAAIPFDLLLFGTDTDETTTLIGLLKTARLLRLVRVARKIDRYSEYGTAVLLLLMATFVLIAHWLACLWYAIGSWERPQLHAPIGWLDALANDVQASYDNSTGPSMRSRYITALYFTCTSLTSVGFGNVAPNTDMEKGFTIFVMLVGSLMYASIFGNVSAIIQRLYSGTARYHTQILRVREFIRFHQITNPLRQRLEEYFQHAWSYTNGIDTSSLLKGFPECLQADICLHLNRNLLANCSAFDGASPGCLRALSLRFKTTHAPPGETLVHRGDVLTSLYFISRGSIEILKDDIVMAILGKDDIFGENPCIYGTVGRSNCRVRALTYCDLHRVHRDDLLDVLDFYPEFRSSFVNNLEITYNMRDEELGGIEPKRRMRYENPCDARLLREAYARTTRRPHTETFAEKVDSQCSDDDTESPASRGILEFSADKAGQDVTPLNFNFSKQRSTTLNSITGMLAQLKRSFPDLYHHKTHQPLHNKYSQSTPQTYRSRAGVRRQSSVGPLNDTSPLTGCAAAGEPAVSTPAHSATLPVSSLSTNPSSYYTNASPSPPAAPAHQHVSCDDILAPSAPAAARTPSCRSAPHSAVNLHQPACNGGRPAALALSQDKAQNAANAQESMSPQYQNVGSAATAASVATVLTRLEELSRRVAVLESGLTADVRRILQLLQAREGTTHHNTQPAHTPSTVLPKASLSVPQTNEWEWNWNGERERERGGRYGRSERGERTPGVQRSASEPHAPLPPALPPPPHSHSFYR